In Alosa alosa isolate M-15738 ecotype Scorff River chromosome 19, AALO_Geno_1.1, whole genome shotgun sequence, a genomic segment contains:
- the zgc:153911 gene encoding uncharacterized protein zgc:153911 → MHFKRIWIVQVLYLSLLFVKAYTYEFKVTVPSSLVVTLGEPVVLPCSFSVGNAWQPEGMVITWQRGLEVVHSFYYNRDQLKRQSPHYAKRTHLYHSEMQKGNASLMLENITMDDVGEYVCSVSSQLGSEKKSFPLKVAAPYSEPVLQFSVRSGSVKLLLTAGGGFPAPTLHWLRDHEDLTNSTETDVTQDTLSGLYTVSSSLTLKGNSNATLTFILKNEDLVQEIRRNISLLSEYEEDTSNGSHGFQRQREFILLPILFTFFFLAILGLFLLFQSNRTKKIFLKTEKCICHGGTT, encoded by the exons ATGCACTTCAAACGTATATGGATTGTTCAagttctctacctctctctactTTTCGTTAAAGCGTACACCTACG aattcaaggtcacagttcCAAGTTCCCTGGTGGTCACTCTTGGCGAGCCTGTGGTCTTGCCCTGCAGTTTCTCCGTTGGGAACGCCTGGCAGCCAGAAGGCATGGTTATCACTTGGCAACGGGGACTTGAAGTGGTTCACAGTTTTTATTACAATCGGGACCAGCTCAAGCGCCAGAGCCCACACTATGCCAAACGGACCCACCTGTACCACTCAGAGATGCAGAAGGGCAACGCATCTCTCATGCTGGAGAATATCACCATGGACGACGTAGGGGAATACGTCTGCTCTGTGAGCTCACAGCTGGGCAGTGAGAAGAAGAGCTTCCCCTTAAAAGTGGCAG CACCATATTCAGAGCCAGTGCTGCAGTTCTCTGTTCGTTCTGGAAGTGTGAAGCTTCTCCTAACTGCAGGCGGAGGATTCCCAGCTCCCACCTTGCACTGGCTTCGAGACCATGAAGACCTCACCAACAGCACAGAGACAGATGTCACACAGGATACACTGTCAGGACTTTATACAGTGTCCAGTTCTTTGACTCTCAAAGGGAACTCGAATGCCACCCTCACATTTATACTGAAGAATGAGGATCTCGTGCAGGAGATCAGGAGAAACATCAGTCTGTTATCTG AATATGAAGAAGATACTTCCAACGGCAGTCATGGTTTTCAGCGGCAGAGAGAGTTCATTCTCCTTCCTATACTATTTACATTTTTCTTCCTGGCTATTCTTGGATTATTTCTGTTATTTCAGTCAAACAGAACTAAAAAAATCTTCCTCAAGacagaaaaatgtatttgtcatggtGGCACAACATGA